GGAGACGAGTAATGAATGATTACCTGTCTCCTTTTACTTGTATATAGGATGAAACGTTATTAACTAATGGTCTCAGGAAGCGTTTCACCAATTGCTTCCAAGCGGTTAGCTAATTCCTTTTTTGAAAATTGTTGTTTTTTGATATAAAGGTTTTCTGGATGCGTACGGCATTCATAAGAACAACTGTGCAAGTATTTTTCAGTATTCTCTGGTGAGGCAAGAATTTGCTTGTTACAATAAGGATTAGCACAGTTAATATATTGTTCACAAGGCGTCCCATCAAAATAATCTTTTCCAACAATATGATGTTCTACTTGATTGATTGGAACAGAAATGCGTTCATCAAAGACATACATCCTACCATCCCAGAGTTCGCCTTTTGTCTTTTCATTTTTCCCATAAGTAGCGATACCGCCATGAAGCTGAGAAACATCTTCAAAGCCAACTGTTTTTAACCAACCGGAAAACTTTTCACAACGAATGCCACCAGTGCAATAGGTGACAATTTTTTTGTTTTTTAGTTGTTCTTTATGCTTATGAACCCAGTTTGGTAGCTCGCGAAAGGCTTTAATATCTGGTCGAATAGCTCCACGAAAATGCCCCAAATCAAATTCGTAGTCATTTCGAGCATCTAAGATCACCGTATTTTCATCTTCTAAGGCTGCTCTAAACTCTTCAGGTTCCATGTAAGTTCCAGTCACTTCTAAGGGGTTTATATCATTTTCTAAATGTAATGAAACGATTTCAGAACGAGGGCGAACATACATTTTTTGGAAAGCATGTTGAGAAGCTTCGTCTATTTTAAAAACCATGTCGCGAAAGCGTGAGTCTTCGTGCATTTTTTCCATATAAATTTTTGTATTGCTTAAAATGCCAGATAAAGTTCCATTAATTCCTTCTTTAGCAACAAGAATTCTGCCTTTTAACCCTAATTTGTTACAAAACTCAAGGTGTTCCTTTGCAAATTGTTCTGGGTCATCAATTGTCGTGTATTTGTAGTATAACAACACTTGATAGTCTGCCATGATTTAAACCACCTTTATTTTATTTTTATGTGAAAACTCTTTCTAAGTGTAGAAATTCTCCACATTGCGCAGCTATTACTATACTATAGTCAACCGTTTTTTTTCAAGCAAGAGCTTGCCTTAAGCTATAAATTTTAAGGTAGCTATGCTATAATTTATGAGGATTCATTAATAATTAGGAGGTGATCTATGTGCAGGTTGACTTTAATTATATTGAACAAGAAGCCTTAAAGCAGGTGAGATTGAGTCGCCATAAAAGGCTAAAGTGGCTTATTTATAAATTTATTATGGTGACATTAGGAGCAGTGCTTATGGGTGTGGGCCTTGAGTTGTTCCTTGTGAATAATCAGATTTTAGATGGTGGTATTGTTGGGATCTCCATTATTATTTCACAGCTTTCACCTCTTCCGCTTGGCCTCCTTACCTTTGTTTTGAATATTCCTTTTTTTATTATTGGCTATCGTAAAATTGGTAAACTTTTTGCCATTTATACATCTTATGGCATTGCTGTCATGTCTACTGTGACCTTATTACTTCATGATATGGACCCTGTGACAGATGATTTACTTTTGGCCACTGTTTTTGGTGGTGTGACGCTTGGCCTTGGTGTTGGGCTTGTTATCCGGAATGGGGGCGCGCTCGATGGGACAGAAATTGTGTCTTTACTTGTTAATGATAAAACCCCTTTTTCAACAGGACAAATTATTATGGCGATCAATATTGCGATTTTTAGTATTGCTGGGCTTGTATTTAACTGGGACCGAGCGATGTATTCACTGATTACTTATTTTTTAGCCTATAAAGTGATTGATATTGTCATCCAAGGTGTTGATGAATCAAAAAGTGCTTTTATTATTAGCCATTATTATGAAGAAATTGGTTATGAAATCATGGAGCAGCTTGGTAAAGGCGTTACATATTTGGAAGCAACAGGAAGCTATTCAGGTGATGTACATAAAGTAATCTTTGTTATTATTTCTCGCTTTGAAGAGGTTAAATTAAAATCGATTTTAGATGACATTGATCCAGACGCATTTTTAGCTGTTGGCGGTAGCATGTCGGAAGTTCGTGGTGGGAAATTAAAGAAGAAAAAAACACCGCATTTGTAATGATGATGTGAAAGTATGGAAAAAGAAAGTAAGCTTAGCATCAAATAAGAGGTTATTGAAAAGCAGAAAATACAGTTGATTTGTATCTTGAAAATTAGGTCAAAATGTAAGCGTAAAAGGAGGGTGCCATGTTTTTTAAAGAACTTTATAAATTGCAATTAGTTTTTGTCTTTATGTTTGGTTTAATTTTAGCGTTTCGTTGGTTTAATATTTTGACAAGTGGCATCTCTGTTGTTCTTATCACTATATTTTTTATTATTTGGACCATTTCAATCATGCTTGTTATTTTCAAAAAAACGAAGCAGAAGCGAATTTAAAGTGATACCTAAAAATGTGGTAAATAGATCTTGAAGGATAAATAAGCAAACTAGCATGTTGCGACTCACGGGTAAAATCCTTCAAAAGAAGTAACATTCATTGATTTTGAGTGAAACACACCTAAAGTTCAGAAAAATAAAAATATATGTTTTATCACCCTCAGGTTGACAGTAGGACTTTTGCATGAGCAAACCGTTTAGCTTCTATGCTATAATGAAGCAAGTAAAAAGCAAGGCTAGGGGGAAATAAGTTGGCAACAACACAAAAAAAAGCGAGTACACGAAAAAAAACAACGTCTAGAAAAAGTAAAAATAAACCAAAAACAACCTATCGTTTTGAAATAAGTGGTTTAATCATGGCGATTGTAGCACTAATTGGTATTTTTAGGTTAGGTTTTGTTGGACGAATTGTTTATGCACTAGGTGAATTTGTCTTAGGTAGTCTAAGTTATCTCCTTTTGATAGGGATTGTTTTTTTAGGCGGTTATTTAGTGGTCAAACGCAAGATGCTGAATTTCTTTACGAAGCGCCTTATGGGAATTTATTTAGCTCTTTTTGGGCTTTCAATGCTGTTTCACCTTTCCTTTATGTTTAAATATGGCTTTATAGATCACGTTTTTATACATACGTGGAAGGTTGCTTCAAATAACCTCATTCATCCATCCCAAATCGTTTCTGTTGGCGGGGGAATGATTGGTGCTGCATTAACTGCTACGAGTTACTTTCTTATTGCTAAGATTGGTACACAACTCATTGCTGTCTTGCTCATTTTATTTGGGCTTTCATTCATTTCAGGCGTAGCATTACGAACTTTTGCTGAAAAACTAGTAACAAGTACAAGCCATTTCTTTTCTAAGAGCCAGGCCTTAGCTAAAAAAGGGAAAGCAAAAACTGCTCTGAAAAAGGCAGCAAAACAACGCCAAGTTAAACCAAAAGAAATACCAAAAGATTTAGAAGAAAATCAACAGCCAGAAACAAAAACACCACCTATTATTTCAAATTTTCATTCTAAAGAAGCACTACCTGAAACGGAAGATCAACAAGAAGAGCCTTCAAAAGAATTAACATTTGAACAAGAAACTTTTGAAAATGAGATTTACCAGTTGCCATCAGTTAATCTTTTAAAAGCAGCAAAGCCAACTGATCAATCCAAGGAATACGATCAAATTAAGTCCAATGCAAAAAAACTCGAAGAAACTTTCGAAAGCTTTGGGGTAAAAGCAAAGATTACGCAAGTCCATCTTGGGCCTGCTGTAACAAAATATGAAGTTCAACCAGCTATTGGTGTTAAAGTAAGTCGGATTGTTTCGCTAAGTGATGATATTGCACTTGCACTTGCTGCAAAAGATATTCGCATTGAAGCGCCAATTCCTGGTAAATCAGCCATTGGGATTGAGGTGGCTAACCAAAATGTAGCCATGGTGACATTAAGAGAAGTGATTGAAAATAATCAACAAAACAATCCAGAAGATACATTGCAAATTGCGCTTGGTCGTGATATTTCAGGCGATGCCATTTTAGCGCACCTAAATAAAATGCCGCATTTACTTGTTGCGGGTTCTACAGGTAGTGGTAAATCGGTTTGTATCAATGGGATTATTACAAGCATTTTACTTCGGGCTAAACCACATGAAGTGAAGATGATGATGATCGATCCTAAAATGGTAGAGCTCAATGTCTATAATGGTATTCCGCATTTACTTGCGCCAGTTGTCACCAATCCTAAAAAAGCAGCTCAAGCTTTACAAAAAGTTGTTTCGGAAATGGAGCGACGTTACGATTTATTTTCACATACAGGAACAAGAAATATGGAAGGTTACAATGAATATATAAGAAAGCATAATGATCAAAATGAAGAAAAACAATCGGAATTACCTTTTATCGTGGTGATTGTCGATGAATTAGCTGATTTGATGATGGTCGCTTCAAATGATGTAGAAGATGCGATTACAAGACTTGCACAAATGGCTCGCGCTGCTGGTATTCATTTAATTATTGCGACACAGCGGCCTTCTGTTGACGTCATTACTGGTGTTATTAAAGCAAACATCCCGTCGCGAATTGCATTTGCTGTATCAAGTGCTACAGATTCCAGGACGATTTTAGATATGGGTGGAGCCGAAAAATTACTTGGTCGTGGGGATATGCTCTTTCTTCCAGTTGGAGCGAGTAAGCCAACACGGATTCAAGGAGCCTTTTTATCAGATAGCGAAGTAGAAGATATCGTAAACTTTACAATTTCACAACAAAAAGCCCAGTACAGTGAAGAAATGATTCCTGATGAACTCCCTGATAACAATGAAGAAACAGATGACGAGTTATACCATGACGCAGTGGCACTCGTTGTCGAAATGCAAACCGCTTCTGTTTCCATGCTACAACGCCGCTTTAGAATCGGTTATAACCGGGCAGCACGCTTAATTGATGAAATGGAACAACGCGGGGTTGTTGGTCCACATGAAGGTTCAAAGCCGCGTCGAGTTAATATTGAAGCTATGCCTGAGGAATAAAAGATGTGAGATCAGTGCAGGAAATCGGCCGTATTTTTAAAATCGTTGTTATTCTTAAAAAATATGGTCGATTCTTCATCTTATTTTATGATCTTTTTCTATATTTATTTTTTTGTTCATGGTATATTAATTATAGTTAGCAGCATCTAGTTTTATTGAACCATTTTTTACATAACCTACTGGATCATGCTAGCAAATAATTTGTCTTATAGGAGGGGTTTAAAGGTGAAAAAGCGGACGTTTGCTTTAGCACTCGTTATGATTTTAGCATCAGCTGTTTTTTTAGGAGCTTGTGGATCAAGTGGTAATAATAAGAAAGATAGTAACAAAAACTTCACTCTAGCCATGGTCACTGATACGAGTGGAGTTGATGATCGTTCGTTCAATCAATCTGCTTGGGAAGGATTGGAAAAATTTGGTAAGGACAATCATTTGCAAAAAGGGACAGATGGCTATAATTACTTGCAATCTTCATCAGAAGCGGATTATAAAACAAATTTGAATACTGCTGTTCGTAGTAACTATAACCTTATTTTGGGTATTGGCTACAAAATAAAAGAAGCGCTTACAACTATCGCAAAACAACAACCAGATCAGCAGTTTGCCATTGTAGACGAAGCGATTGATGGTCATAAGAACGTTGCAAGCATTGGCTTTAAAGACAACGATGGCTCATTTTTAGCCGGTGTTGTCGCCGCCCTCACAACAAAAACAAAGAAAGTAGGTTTTGTTGGTGGTGTCAAAGGAGCTGTTATTGATCGATTTGAAGCGGGTTTTACGGCTGGTGTTAAAGCTGCAAATCCTGACGTCAAAGTAGAGGTCCAATATGCAAACGAGTTTGCCAAAGCAGATAAAGGACAGCAGATTGCTTCTGCGATGTATTCAGGTGGTGTAGATGTTATTTTCCATGCTGCAGGGGCAACGGGTAATGGCGTATTTGCTGAAGCGAAAAATCTTAAGAAAAAAGACCCTAGTCGCGATGTTTGGGTCATCGGTGTAGACCGTGATCAGTGGGATGAAGGCAAAGTAAAAGCGAACGATGGTAAGGAGTACAATGTCACTTTAGCTTCTGAAGTCAAACGTGTTGATATTGCTGTAGAAGACCTAGCTAAGCGCACAAAAGCCGGGAATTTCCCTGGTGGTAAAAAGCTTGAGTACGGGCTTGATAAAGATGCTGTAGGCTTATCTCCTCATCAAGATAATATCTCAAAAGATGTTTTAACAAAAGTAGAGGAATATAAAAAGAAAATGATAAGCGGTGAAATTAAAGTTCCAAGCAAGCCTTAATTAAAAAAGAGTTTGAGCCATAAATAGGAAAAACGTGTGTATTTAAGCACGACAATTGAGCGAAAATGTTCTAGAATCTTGTGCTTAACGCCGATTTATTTTGTTTATGTGCTCAAGCTCTTTTTTGGTTAAAAATGATTGCAAATCTTGCTCATTAGGAATAAACGCATTACATAAGAATGTGCGATGTTAATTGAAAACGGAATGGAAGGAAGTGCGAATGTGGCGTATGTTATTGAAATGTTAGGAATCAGGAAAGAGTTTTCAGGATTTGTAGCGAACGATAACATTACCTTACAGTTAAAGCAGGGAGAAATTCATGCTCTGTTAGGTGAAAATGGTGCAGGGAAATCAACGTTAATGAATGTACTTTTTGGCTTGCATGAACCAGATGGAGGAGAAATACGTGTTCGCGGAAAAGAGCAAAACATTAGTAGCCCAAATAAAGCAAACGAACTCGGTATTGGTATGGTTCATCAGCATTTTATGTTAGTTGATAAATTTACAGTAGCTGAAAATATAATTTTGGGAAAAGAGCCAAGTAAGCTTGGAATGATTGAAAAGAAAAAAGCGATCCAAGAAATAGAAGAAATTTCAGAACGTTACGGGTTGCGTGTAAATCCACATGCGAAGGTTCGCGATATTTCAATTGGCATGCAACAACGTGTCGAAATTCTTAAAACACTTTATCGGGGCGCTAATATTTTGATTTTTGATGAGCCAACAGCTGTCCTTACCCCACAAGAAATTAAAGAATTAACACAGATTATGCGAACGTTAATTAAAGAAGGAAAATCAATTATTTTAATTACACATAAACTAAAAGAAATTATGGACGTTTGTGATCGTGTCACTGTCATTCGCCGTGGGAAAAGTATGGGGACCGTGAAGGTCTCTGAAACCAACCCGCAAGAATTAGCGAATATGATGGTAGGGCGTGAAGTTATTTTTAAAACCGAAAAAAAGCCGAGTCTACCTGGAAGTGATGTCCTTGAAATTAAAGATCTAGTGGTAAAAGAAAGTCGGGGGATAGAAAGTGTACGTGGGCTTAATTTAACTGTTCGCTCAGGTGAGATTGTTGGAATTGCTGGTGTTGATGGAAATGGACAAAGCGAGTTAATCCAAGCAATTAGCGGTTTAACGAAAATAGCACATGGCTCGATTTCACTTAATGGAAGTTTTATTCATAACCGGAGACCTCGCAAAATTACTGAAGCTGGACTGGGCCATATTCCTGAAGATCGCCATAAACATGGATTAGTTCTTGAAATGACAATCGGTGAAAATATCGCGCTACAAACCTATTATAAAAGGCCGATTTCTAACGCTGGTTTTTTGAATCATCAAGCGATGTATGATTTTGCCCGAGAATTGATTAAAGAATATGATGTGCGCACAAGTAGTGAATATGTTGCAGCAAAATCCCTTTCTGGAGGGAATCAGCAAAAAGCTATTATTGCCCGAGAAATTAGTCGTAATCCTGACTTTTTAATTGCAGCTCAGCCAACACGTGGCCTTGATGTTGGTGCTATTGAATTTATCCATAGACGTTTAATTGAAGAACGTGATAAAGGAAAAGCAGTTTTGTTAATGAGCTTTGAACTAGATGAAATTATGAATGTGAGTGACCGAATTGCCGTCATTTATGAAGGTAAAATCGTTGCTATTGTGAAACCAGAAGAGACCACTGAACAAGAGCTAGGCCTACTCATGGCAGGAAGCAAAAAACGAACGGGGGCAGGATCATGACAAAGGTAAAATCAATGTTAAATGCACTCATTATTCCTGTAACAGCCGTTATTTTAGGCCTTATTTCCGGAGCGCTAATCATGCTGTTTTTCGGGTACGATCCGATTATAGGTTACAGTGCGCTTATGAATGGAATCATTGGCCAGCCATATTACATTGGGGAAACAATTCGGCAAGCTACACCTTATATTTTAGTCGGTTTATCCGTTGCAGTGGCTTTTAAAGCAGGTTTATTTAATATCGGAGCTGAAGGACAAATGCTTATGGGGTGGATTGGTTCAATTATTATGGCTGTTCATTTTGATGGTTTGACGAAATGGATTCACCTACCACTTGCTATTATTGTTGGTGCTTTATTTGGTGCTTTCTGGGCATTGATTCCAGGGGTTTTAAAAGCAACGCTTAAAGTTAATGAAGTAATTGTCACAATTATGCTAAACTATACAGCTCTTTATCTTTTTAATTATATCGTCCAAAACGTACTTACAAATCGATTAGATAAAACAGCTACGATTCATAATTCGGCATCACTTGCATCGGTCTTTTTACAAAAAGTAACCCAGTATTCAACGCTACACTGGGGGATTATGATTGCTATTGGTATGGCGATTATCATGTGGTTAGTATTAAATAAAACGACATTTGGTTATGAAATCGAAGCGGTTGGTTTCAATAAAAATGCCTCAAAATATGCAGGCATGAGTGTAAAAAAAACAATCATTACAGCAATGGTATTAGCAGGAACACTTGCTGGACTTGCTGGAGTGATGGAAGGCCTTGGTACATATGGAAATGCTTATATTTTGAATGCTTCTCCAGGTATCGGTTTTGATGGGATTGCGGTCGCCCTTCTTGGTGGAAGCTCACCGATTGGCATTATCTTCTCTGCGCTATTATTTGGCGCTCTTAAAATCGGTGCGCTAAATATGCCTGCTGTAGCTGGTGTTCCTAATGAGCTTGTTAATGTCATTATCGCGCTTATCATTTTCTTTGTTGCGTCAAGTTATATCATTAATTTTGTGAGGTCAAAATTAAGAAGGGGAGTGAAGGCGGAATGACAGCGATTTTTGCAACGATTGTTTCAAGTACGCTGCTTATGGCTGGGCCACTTATTTTTACAGCGCTTGGCGGCGTTTTTTCTGAGCGCGGAGGAATTGTAAATATCGGCCTTGAAGGCATGATGGTCATGGGGGCCTTTTCAGCCATCGTCTTTAATTTAACTTTTCAAAATGTGTTTGGTGCACTTACACCGTGGATTGCTCTTGTTGCAGCAATGCTTGTTGGTGGCGTTTTTTCACTGATTCATGCTGTTGCTACCATCAATTTCCGGGCAAATCATGTTATTAGTGGTGTAGCCATTAATTTTTTAGCAACGGGTTTGTCTCTTTTTTTAGTTAAAGTCATTTATGGTAAAGGGCAAACAAGTCAGATTTCCTATTATTTTGGAAAACCAGATATCTCACTATTTAAAGATATTCCCATTATTGGTGAAATTTTCTTCAGAAATGTACCAGTAATGAGTTATGTTGCCATTCTTTTTGCTATTTTGGCTTATGTGATTATTTATAAAACTCGTTTTGGGCTTCGATTACGCTCTGTCGGTGAACATCCACTAGCAGCAGATACAATGGGGATAAAAGTGCGCTTTATGAGATACCAAGGGGTTATTATATCCGGCATTTTAGGGGGTCTTGGCGGCGCGGTTTACGCTCAAAGTTTTACACTCGACTTTAGCCATGCAACGATTTCTGGCCAAGGATATATGGCACTTGCAGCCATGATTTTTGGGAAATGGAATCCACTTGGTGCGATGGGGGCTGCTATTTTCTTCGGATTTGCGCAGTGCTTGGCTGTAACAGGAGGCACATTGCCATTCTTTAAAGAGATTCCTGATGTTTACTTGCAAATTGTTCCTTATGTGCTGACGATTTTGGCACTAGTTGGCTTTATTGGTAAATCAGAGGCACCGAAAGCTGATGGCGTTAATTATATTAAAGGCAAATAAAACATGATTTTGGGCCATAAATAAAATAAATCGAATGAAAACGTGTCGTCGATTTATTTCGTTTATGGCCTAATTTTTGCGTATAAAAGGGTTCATAATTGTAGAATCCTAGCGTTTACGGTAAAATAACTGATGGATAGCTAGATAGAAAGGGGTATGACGATGCAAGTTTATCAAGAAAAAATTGGTGCTATAAACGTAAATTTACTTGAAACAGATAAATATAAGTCAAATCGAATCGTTTTTAAATTTAGGGCGCAATTAGAACGTGAAACTTTAACAAAGCGTTCTTTGCTTGCCATTTTATTTGAAACAAGCAACAAAAAATATCCGACACAAACGGCTTTTCGTAAAAAACTAGCTTATTTATATGGGGCTGATTTTTATACCTCCGTTGAAAAAAAAGGAAATGAACATATTTTAACTGTCATTTTAGACCTTGTGGACGGGAAATTAGTGGCAGAAGGAGACAAGCTTTTAGAAGCAGCCTTTGCTTTTTTAACGACTGTTTTCTTTGAACCTCTTGTCTTTGATTATGCTTTTGATGATGCGACACTGGAGGTTGAAAAAGCCAATCTAAGAAGCCGACTGGAAAGCATATTTGATGATAAAATTCGGTATGCAAATAAACGTTTAGTGGAAGAAATGTCTGCTGGAGATGTTTTCGCTTATTCAGCATTAGGCGTGTTAGCGGATATTGACTCAATTACTGCTGAATCACTTTATACATATTATCAACAGTTTTTAGCTGATGATATCATTGATGTCTTTATTTGTGGCGATATTTCACGTGATAAAATCATCCCATTAATTGAAAAACTCCCTTTTAAAAAGCGGAATGAACGAAAAGCAAATCTTTTGGCGTTTGAAGCACGTAGTCAGTCACAAGAAATTAATGAAATACAGCCAATTAATCAAGGGAAGCTTGTGATCGGATATGGTACAAATACTTTATTTGGCGATGATGACTTTGTGGCGATGCAATTAGCAAATGGGTTGCTTGGCCGCTATCCGAATTCCAAAATCTTTATTAATGTAAGAGAAAAAGAAAGCCTTGCTTATTATGCTTCAAGTGGCATTGATAGTTTTAAAGGCGTGATGTTAATTACTGCGGGAATTGATGAAAAAAATTATCAACAGGCACTAGCGATCATTGGTGAACAAGTAACAGCAATGAAAGAGGCGGACTTCACTGAAGAGGAGTTAGAGCAAACAAAACAAATGTATATTAACGAATTGCTAGAAACAGGTGATAACGTGCAAGGTTTAATCGAACTTCATTATAACAATGTATTGCGTGGGAAAGATTTAACCTTAGAAAATTGGATTGAACAAATTAAGCAAACGACGAAACAAGAAGTCGTCACGGCCATAAATAAGATCAAGCTAGATACCATTTATTTCTTGAGTAAAGGAGAAGCTATTCATGAAGAAAATTGATTTTAAAGAAGCTCGCGAAACGGTCTATCATGAAACGCTTGAAAACGGTCTAAAGGTCTTCTTGCTGCCTAAGACAGGGTTTAATAAGACGTATGCCATTTTTACAACTAATTATGGTTCGATCGATAATACATTTGTGCCTATTGGTGAAAATAAACTTACACATGTACCAGATGGGATTGCTCATTTTTTAGAACATAAACTATTTGAAAAAGAAGATGGCGATGTCTTTTTTAAATTTGGTGAAAAAGGGGCCTTTACAAATGCTTTCACTTCTTTTACAAGAACAGCTTATTTGTTTTCTAGCACATCAAATGTTTCAGAAAATCTAGAGATACTCATGGATTTTGTCCAAGAGCCCTATTTTACAGAGCAAACGGTTGAAAAAGAAAAAGGAATTATTGGGCAAGAAATCCAAATGTATGATGATGATGCGGATTTTCGTGTTTATTTTGGAGCGATTGAAAACATGTATCACCATCATCCGGTAAAAATTGATATTGCTGGTACAGTAGAATCCATTGCTGAAATTGATAAAGATTTGCTTTATCTTTGCTACAATACATTTTATCATCCAAGTAATATGGTTTTATTCGTTGTTGGGAATTTAGAACCTGAAGAGATGATGGAACAAATTCGTCGTAATCAAGCTCAAAAAACATTTCCAGAAGCAAAACCAGTTAAGCGATCTTTTAAAGAAGAGCCAGCTGAAGTAGCAACAAAAATGCGTAAAATCAAGCTTCCTGTACAAATTGCTAAAAATCTTGTAGGCATTAAAGAAGATATTGGTAAACTATCCGGAATGGACGCTGTAAAACATGAGATGAAAGCTAAAATCGCTTTAGAGTTGCTATTTGGGGCAACGAGCGATGCTTATCTAACGCTTTATAATGAAGGCGTCATTGATGATACATTTGGTTTTGATTATTCACTACAAGATAGCTTTTCTTTTGTGCTTATTGGTGGCGATGCAAAAGATCCAGATGAACAAGCAAAACAAATTGTAAACGTGTTTTTTGATACCGCGAAACATGGTGTCAGCGAAGAGGCGCTGGAACTTGTGAAACGGAAAAAAATTGGCCAATTTTTGCGTTCGCTTAATTCACATGAGTTTATTGCTCAAATGTTTAGTCATTATATCTTTGAAGAGGCTTCTTTGTTTGATATCCAAGGAGCGATTTACGCGATTACAAAACAAGATATTGACCAATTTTTACAGCATTTAGCTGATGAAAATCGTTTTACTACTTTCCAAATTTTACCCGAGTAAAATGATTTTTAGGAAATCTTAGTGAAAAAATGGTTTTTTTTTTCAAGTCATGCTATCATGAAGTAAATGGATATAAGGAGTTTTTGATTGGATTTGGGACGTTTTAATTGTTTGATTATCGGTGCAAGTGGCGATATTGGCACAGCAATTTCATTAAAGCTTGCCAAACGCGGTTATAACCTTTACTTACAATATAATAAAGGTGAAAAAGCGATTTCTTCTTTACTTAAGGAGCTTGCCCTTTTTCCGGGAGAATATATTCCAATCCAAGCTGATTTAAATGAGCACCAAAGTGTGACGACAATCAGCGAAAGTATATTCCAGCTTGATATGATGATTTATGCTGCTGGAAATACTGTTTATAAGCTTTTAACAGATACAACAGACGACGAAATGAGTCAGCTTTGGAATGTTCATTTATACGCGATGATGCGCTTAGTACGTGATCTTTCACCGAAGATTACAAAGTCAGAACAAGGTCGCATTATATTGATTAGTTCGATTTGGGGAGAAATGGGTGCTGTCATGGAGTCGGTTTATTCCGCTGTTAAAGGCGGACAGATTACTTTTTCCAAAGCACTTAGCAAAGAACTAGCCTATAGTGGAACGACCGTGAACTGTATTACGCCAGGTGCTGTTGATACAAAAATGATGGATTTTTTTAATAGAGATGAAAAAGAAGCTACGGAAAGCGAGATCCCATTTGGTAGAATGGCGACCACCGATGAAGTAGCAAATGCGGTTTTGTTTTTAGTTAGTGAAAATGCAAGCTACATTACTGGCCAAACGCTTGGGATAAATGGCGGTTGGCATATGTAGTTTTTAAAAAGAAAATAACTTATTGGCAGGTGTTTAATATTGACTGAATTAGGCGATAAACTGAAGGCAGCACGTACGGAAAAAGGACTCAGTTTAGACGATCTACAACAAGTAACAAAAATACAAAAGCGTTATTTAGAAGCAATTGAACAAGGGAATTACTCAGTGATGCCGGGGAAGTTTTATGCAAGAGCTT
This DNA window, taken from Listeria sp. PSOL-1, encodes the following:
- the ymfI gene encoding elongation factor P 5-aminopentanone reductase, translated to MDLGRFNCLIIGASGDIGTAISLKLAKRGYNLYLQYNKGEKAISSLLKELALFPGEYIPIQADLNEHQSVTTISESIFQLDMMIYAAGNTVYKLLTDTTDDEMSQLWNVHLYAMMRLVRDLSPKITKSEQGRIILISSIWGEMGAVMESVYSAVKGGQITFSKALSKELAYSGTTVNCITPGAVDTKMMDFFNRDEKEATESEIPFGRMATTDEVANAVLFLVSENASYITGQTLGINGGWHM